The following are encoded in a window of Carya illinoinensis cultivar Pawnee chromosome 15, C.illinoinensisPawnee_v1, whole genome shotgun sequence genomic DNA:
- the LOC122296828 gene encoding uncharacterized mitochondrial protein AtMg00810-like translates to MEISNNAKQLSPNFLTVEEVWGRNAYPVRPSPGSRGGGGSVDGSGAEIRLPMFSRFGQRFAQIPLCQAHNRGIRARDLKFGLFSSHRLQADHSLFTLTTSTSIVLVLVYVDDILIAGNDLSQIEIFKKILSTHFKTKDLGSLKYFLGLEVARSSTGIFLNQRKYALDILSDNGQLGARTALFPMEQHLKLTTQDGNLLPDPGLYRRLVGRLIYLTITRPDIVYAINTLSQFMHAPRVPHMTATIRVLRYIKGCLGQGIFFPSSNNTHVSAYTDSDWASYPTTRRSTTGYFIQLGTSPISWRTKKQSTVSRSFAEAEYRAMAVTTCELTWLKQLLTDLGVPHPEPFTLHCDNQSALHIAHNPVFHERTKHIEIDCHIIRDKIRSGLLKAVHTSSTEQLADIFTKALGHDLFHHFSRKLGITDLHAPT, encoded by the exons ATGGAAATCTCAAACAATGCCAAACAACTTTCTCCAAATTTTCTGACTGTTGAAGAGGTATGGGGGAGAAATGCTTACCCGGTACGACCGAGTCCTGGGAGCCGTGGTGGTGGGG GGAGTGTAGATGGGTCCGGGGCAGAGATTCGCTTGCCAATGTTCTCTCGCTTTGGGCAGAGATTCGCACAGATTCCTTTATGCCAAGCTCACAACAGGGGGATTAGGGCCAGAGATTTGAAGTTCGGACTTTTTTCTTCACACAGGTTGCAG GCAGATCATTCTTTATTTACCCTCACCACCTCCACCAGCATcgttcttgttcttgtttatgttgatgacatcctCATTGCTGGTAACGACCTTTCTCAGATTGAGATTTTTAAGAAAATCCTCTCCACTCACTTCAAAACAAAGGATCTCGGTTCTCTGAAGTACTTTCTTGGACTCGAAGTTGCACGGTCTTCCACAGGCATCTTCCTTAATCAACGCAAATATGCCCTCGACATTCTCTCTGACAATGGACAACTTGGTGCACGGACTGCTCTTTTTCCTATGGAGCAACATTTGAAGCTTACTACTCAAGATGGCAACCTTCTCCCTGATCCTGGCCTTTATCGTCGTCTTGTTGGTCGCCTTATCTATCTGACCATCACCCGACCAGATATTGTTTATGCAATCAACACACTCAGTCAGTTTATGCACGCTCCTCGAGTTCCCCACATGACTGCTACTATTAGAGTTCTCCGCTACATCAAAGGTTGTCTGGGTCAAGGCATCTTCTTTCCTTCATCCAACAATACTCATGTTTCAGCTTATACAGATTCTGATTGGGCCAGCTACCCCACCACCCGCCGTTCCACCACCGGCTACTTTATTCAGTTAGGCACCAGTCCGATCTCATGGCGCACCAAGAAACAAAGTACAGTTTCTCGTTCTTTTGCTGAAGCTGAGTATCGTGCTATGGCCGTTACCACCTGTGAACTCACCTGGTTAAAACAGCTTCTCACTGATCTTGGTGTTCCTCATCCCGAGCCTTTTACTCTCCATTGTGACAATCAGTCTGCTTTGCATATTGCTCACAATCCTGTGTTTCATGAGCGCACCaaacacattgagattgattgcCATATCATTCGTGACAAAATTCGCTCAGGGCTCCTCAAAGCTGTCCACACTTCTTCAACTGAACAACTTGCGgatatcttcaccaaagctTTGGGACATGACCTTTTTCATCATTTCTCGCGCAAGTTGGGCATTACGGATCTCCATGcgccaacttga